In Pseudomonas sp. p1(2021b), the genomic window TCGAGGCGGCCGCGGGCCGGCATCGGTGTGCCGGCAGCGCCGGCTGGAATTAAAAGGGATCTACGCAGCACTTGGGGAAGGCTACAACGCGTAGATCCGAAACCAAAAGTTGAGCGCACTGTAGCGAGGTCGCAGAGATTAAGGAAATATCCTTCGACAATCCACCTTATAGAGTGCTTCTATCCAAGCTGAAAACCGATAGAAAATCTTCACTCGCTTTTGTTACAGCCCGTTGCTTCAAGGATTGGCGCCTTTCGTCGCGCGGGCAAACTCGGGTAAGGTCAGCGCGTTTTCCCTTTGATCCGGAGCGTCTCGATGCAAGCCCCCGTCCTCTCTGGCCCCCAGTACCTGCGCGAAGGGCTGAAACTGGTCATGAGCCCGAACCTGCGGCTGTTCGTCCTGCTGCCGCTGGCGGTCAACCTACTGCTGTTCGGCGGCCTCATCTATTTTGCCGGGCACCAGTTCAGCCTGTGGGTCGACGCCTTGATGCCCACCCTGCCGAGCTGGCTGAGCTTTCTCACCTACATTCTCTGGCCGCTGTTCGTCGCCTTGGTGATACTGATGGTGTTCTTCACCTTCACCCTGGTGGCCAACATCATCGCCGCGCCGTTCAACGGCTTCCTGGCGGAAAAGGTCGAGGTGGTGGTGCGCGGCGAGGACACCTTCCCCGCCTTCAGCTGGGGCGAGCTGATCGCCATGGTGCCACGTACCCTGGGCCGCGAAATGCGCAAGCTGGGCTACTTCCTGCCGCGGGCCATCGGCCTGTTCATTCTCTCGTTGATCCCGGTGGTCAACGTCGTGGCCGCACCGCTGTGGCTGATCTTCGGGGTATGGATGATGGCCATCCAGTACATCGACTACCCGGCGGACAACAACAAGATGAGCTGGCAGGACATGCTCGCCTGGCTGCGCGAAAAGCGCTGGCAGAGTCTGGGCTTTGGCGGCATCACCTACCTGGCATTGATGATTCCGCTGGTGAACGTGGTGATGATGCCGGCGGCGGTGGCAGGTGCCACGTTGTTCTGGGTGCGGGAGCGGAACTGAAGGAGCGAGGGGCTGCAGAGCAGCCCTTTTTGGTGGATTACTTTTTTAGAAGAAGGGGCGGCGATTGGGCACCGCCGAGAGGTCCCAAATGATGTCCATTAGATTTAATTATTAAGCTGACGTTCCACCTCTTTATCAGCCGCGCTCAATATACCCTCTACGAGATCTGAATCAATCTTCCAAAGAGACAACTGAATGTTTCCTGCGTATTGCTGGCCATAGGGAATTTCGTAATAGGATGCGACGACCCCGCCCTCAATTAGCGTTGCAATTACTGCACGAATTAATGCTGCGCGCTCTTGGTAATCCCCATCGAATATCTCCAGCTCTAAAATTGGATTGCGCGACTGGACAGCTGATCTTAGCTGTTGCAGAGAAGCACCAATTATGCGGTGTAGCTTCATAAGAACCGAAGGTGGAACATCCCCCTCAATAACTATTGCGATGACAGACATTAGAACTCCTCAGGGTAATTTAGATTGACAGGCTTTCCAAATGAGTCATTCCGCCAGCTACCACCATGCCACCTTTCAAAATGCTCTGTGCGTGTCGCAGGGTATATGTTTTTGGGGTCACTTGCAAGCTGCGGATGATCAAGCGCATTATATTTATGGTGCCCTTGTATAGGCTCCCCATTAAATTTTGGAGTTTTATTAGCTAATATATCTGCACGCTGTTCGGCAGTCCAAGCTCTGGTTCCAGGCTCCCCCATCTTCAGCCTCGCTCTCTCATCAGCCCAGAACCTAGAGACGCCTTTAGCCCTCTTATTTGCGAACCTTCTATCCCAATCAAGGCGCTTATATTCCTCTTTGGTCATTGTTCGCTGATCCATTTTTCCCTTCAGGATCGCACGCTGACTCTTTGTGACAGGGGAATAGGGAACTTTATAAGTGGGAACTTTCTCAGCTTCAGAATTCGAAGCTTTCACCG contains:
- the cysZ gene encoding sulfate transporter CysZ, which encodes MQAPVLSGPQYLREGLKLVMSPNLRLFVLLPLAVNLLLFGGLIYFAGHQFSLWVDALMPTLPSWLSFLTYILWPLFVALVILMVFFTFTLVANIIAAPFNGFLAEKVEVVVRGEDTFPAFSWGELIAMVPRTLGREMRKLGYFLPRAIGLFILSLIPVVNVVAAPLWLIFGVWMMAIQYIDYPADNNKMSWQDMLAWLREKRWQSLGFGGITYLALMIPLVNVVMMPAAVAGATLFWVRERN